In one window of Scyliorhinus canicula chromosome 17, sScyCan1.1, whole genome shotgun sequence DNA:
- the cysltr1 gene encoding cysteinyl leukotriene receptor 1, whose protein sequence is MAGSTTSLPTTFPSNFSCQPIDDFRNQVYSTVYSLVFFVGFFGNAFALFILVKTFKQRTAFNVYMLNLAVSDMLCVCTLPLRVIYYSNKGKWMFGDFLCRITSYFLYVNLYCSIYFMTAMSFNRFLAIVFPVKNMKIVNVKKAKIVCAVIWIFVTVTSSPFLLSGSHVHGNKTKCFEPPNDRVNRGLKSLLIMNYVSLILGFILPFFVILICYIFIIRTLMKSTASIHKKKTLHQRAVHLIIIVLATFLICFMPYHLQRTLHLHSIQQKEKSCENIVYMQKSVVITLCLAAANTCFDPLLYFFSAENFRRRLASSFARKSSISSNQLSNKRKRSQMPAGPEKSDEDPFNPAQTSGSNSNENARHKGKD, encoded by the coding sequence ATGGCTGGCAGTACAACGTCGCTCCCAACTACTTTTCCAAGCAACTTCTCATGTCAACCGATTGACGATTTCCGAAATCAAGTCTATTCGACAGTGTACAGCCTTGTCTTTTTCGTAGGCTTCTTTGGAAATGCATTCGCTCTGTTTATTCTTGTGAAAACATTCAAACAGAGGACAGCCTTCAATGTCTACATGCTGAACCTGGCGGTGTCGGACATGCTTTGTGTTTGCACCTTGCCTCTGCGCGTCATCTACTACTCTAACAAAGGCAAGTGGATGTTTGGGGACTTCTTGTGCAGAATCACCTCTTACTTTCTCTATGTCAACCTGTACTGCAGCATTTACTTCATGACTGCCATGAGTTTTAATCGTTTCCTGGCCATTGTGTTCCCTGTAAAGAACATGAAAATAGTGAATGTTAAGAAGGCAAAGATAGTCTGTGCCGTGATTTGGATTTTTGTCACTGTTACCAGCAGCCCATTCCTGCTTTCAGGCTCGCATGTCCATGGCAATAAAACAAAGTGCTTTGAACCTCCAAATGATAGGGTTAACCGAGGGCTGAAAAGTCTTTTGATCATGAACTATGTTTCACTCATTTTGGGCTTCATCCTGCCGTTCTTTGTCATTCTTATTTGTTACATATTTATTATAAGGACCTTAATGAAAAGCACAGCCTCcattcacaaaaaaaaaacattgcatcaAAGAGCAGTGCATCTGATCATAATCGTGCTCGCCACTTTCCTGATCTGCTTCATGCCGTATCACCTCCAGCGCACATTACACCTGCATTCCATACAGCAGAAGGAGAAGAGCTGTGAAAACATTGTTTACATGCAGAAGTCAGTCGTGATCACACTCTGCCTGGCAGCTGCCAATACCTGCTTCGATCCACTCTTGTACTTCTTCTCTGCGGAGAACTTTAGACGACGACTCGCAAGCTCCTTCGCGAGAAAGTCGTCCATCTCGAGCAATCAGCTGTCGAACAAAAGGAAGCGCTCACAAATGCCGGCTGGACCTGAAAAATCTGATGAAGACCCTTTCAACCCTGCTCAGACAAGTGGAAGCAACAGCAACGAAAATGCGAGGCACAAGGGAAAGGACTGA